A part of Parvularculales bacterium genomic DNA contains:
- a CDS encoding RidA family protein, which produces MKKTAVNPWPWSLKFGYNQAEIIEGAKRQLVCAGQASMDADGNPQHSGDMRSQMALTLDNLEAVLGEAKMNLANITQLRIYSTDVDETMKNFDLLGARFGAHDATPPMTVLGVTRLVIPSLMVEIEAVASD; this is translated from the coding sequence ATGAAAAAAACGGCAGTCAATCCATGGCCATGGTCGCTGAAATTTGGCTATAATCAGGCGGAGATTATTGAGGGAGCCAAACGGCAACTGGTATGTGCCGGTCAGGCATCTATGGATGCTGACGGTAATCCGCAACATTCCGGGGATATGCGGAGCCAGATGGCTCTTACCCTTGATAATCTTGAGGCGGTTCTGGGTGAGGCTAAAATGAACCTCGCCAATATCACCCAACTCAGAATCTACTCAACGGACGTAGATGAAACCATGAAAAATTTCGACTTGCTTGGTGCCCGCTTTGGAGCCCACGATGCCACGCCTCCCATGACGGTGCTGGGCGTCACCCGGCTCGTGATCCCGTCTCTTATGGTTGAGATTGAGGCCGTTGCTTCCGATTAG
- a CDS encoding DUF1971 domain-containing protein yields the protein MTLDEQSLPEGAELIRRTDEYRSETFPAGFRRDHLIKQGVWGVLRVEEGSMFYEDKEAGEKRIIEAGQYQVIKPETVHCASPLSDNTRCFVEFYEVANK from the coding sequence TTGACTTTAGATGAGCAATCCCTGCCTGAAGGTGCTGAGTTGATCAGGCGCACGGATGAATATCGGTCAGAGACTTTCCCGGCCGGTTTCAGGCGTGATCACTTGATCAAACAGGGTGTTTGGGGAGTGTTGCGTGTGGAAGAAGGAAGCATGTTTTACGAAGATAAGGAAGCCGGTGAGAAGCGCATTATTGAAGCGGGCCAATATCAGGTCATCAAACCCGAAACTGTGCATTGCGCGAGCCCTTTATCTGATAATACGCGGTGTTTCGTTGAATTCTATGAAGTTGCAAACAAATGA